The Agromyces mangrovi genome contains a region encoding:
- a CDS encoding aliphatic sulfonate ABC transporter substrate-binding protein: MARTKLLTLAAAAAASALLLTGCVAGENSGSSSEGTGDGFEGQSLNIDFATYNPLSLIIKDQGWLEAEGLDVTWIQSAGSNKANEALRAGAIDVGSTAGSAALLARANGSTIKLVDIYSQPEWSALVTLPDNGISSVEDLVGKKVAATKGTDPYFFLLQSLEAEGVSIDDITVENVQHADGWAALQNGSVDAWAGLDPIMAGAEVDGAELFYRNVDFNSYGALNATEDFIENRPELLQLVIDAYESARVWAQENPEETAEILAEVASLDVSIAQKVIDERSNLDVSGIPGDAQLDLFAKIGPVFVELGDVASQDQVDEALATLIDASFAEAADSSRFGG, from the coding sequence ATGGCACGCACGAAACTCCTGACCCTCGCGGCTGCGGCCGCGGCATCCGCCCTGCTGCTCACCGGCTGCGTCGCGGGCGAGAACAGCGGCTCCTCCAGCGAGGGCACCGGCGACGGCTTCGAGGGCCAGAGCCTGAACATCGACTTCGCGACCTACAACCCGCTGAGCCTCATCATCAAGGACCAGGGCTGGCTCGAGGCCGAGGGCCTCGACGTCACGTGGATCCAGTCCGCCGGCTCGAACAAGGCCAACGAGGCGCTCCGCGCGGGCGCCATCGACGTCGGCTCGACCGCCGGTTCGGCCGCGCTGCTCGCCCGCGCCAACGGCTCGACCATCAAGCTCGTCGACATCTACTCGCAGCCCGAGTGGTCGGCGCTGGTCACCCTGCCCGACAACGGCATCTCGAGCGTCGAGGACCTCGTCGGCAAGAAGGTCGCCGCGACCAAGGGCACCGACCCGTACTTCTTCCTGCTCCAGTCGCTCGAGGCCGAGGGCGTCTCGATCGACGACATCACGGTCGAGAACGTGCAGCACGCCGACGGCTGGGCCGCGCTCCAGAACGGCTCGGTCGACGCGTGGGCGGGCCTCGACCCGATCATGGCCGGTGCCGAGGTCGACGGCGCGGAGCTGTTCTACCGCAACGTCGACTTCAACTCCTACGGTGCGCTGAACGCCACCGAGGACTTCATCGAGAACCGTCCCGAGCTGCTCCAGCTCGTGATCGACGCCTACGAGTCGGCACGCGTCTGGGCGCAGGAGAACCCGGAGGAGACCGCCGAGATCCTCGCCGAGGTCGCGAGCCTCGACGTGTCGATCGCGCAGAAGGTCATCGACGAGCGTTCGAACCTCGACGTCTCGGGCATCCCCGGCGACGCGCAGCTCGACCTGTTCGCGAAGATCGGCCCGGTGTTCGTCGAGCTCGGCGACGTCGCCTCGCAGGACCAGGTCGACGAGGCACTCGCCACGCTGATCGACGCGTCCTTCGCCGAGGCCGCCGACTCGAGCCGCTTCGGCGGCTGA
- a CDS encoding glycoside hydrolase family 3 C-terminal domain-containing protein — translation MLPFARGTRIALIGGEEVRHRLVVGGSAGVALDDGRLPDLDACLAAEGLLVSSHAGGLPDVPLPALRAEDCVGLEAVVTDASGRREFDLDAARLTTDPDDPDAPWSAELTAVLPPQLGPAVAALEFAGVADVLLDGEVVASGVREASPLLAGPAFVLRVAIPASDRERMLVVRYRSGPAFVLPPIGMVPHLSLGVTPWEPAVRAVSQAASAADAVVVLAGRATGAGMDSDGLRLPAGQEDLIAAAVATGRPVVVVTHGSGPIDAPWRDRVSALLHVGHGGERFAPALARVLSGRDEPGGRLPVTWPAGRAGLPQSRVDADGVLELLEGVDVGYRGFERVGAEPAYWFGHGLGYATIGSPGARVVGRSVHVDLTCGPDRGGKAVVQLYARPAHGETLAFAGFAAVRLEPGERRTVAVEVDTAALATRSGGAMRHPTGSLTVQVGFSRGDLRHEVEVDLG, via the coding sequence GTGCTGCCGTTCGCGCGCGGCACGCGCATCGCGCTCATCGGCGGCGAGGAGGTGCGCCACCGGCTCGTGGTGGGCGGGTCGGCGGGTGTCGCGCTCGACGATGGGCGGCTGCCCGACCTCGACGCGTGCCTCGCCGCCGAGGGTCTCCTCGTGTCGTCGCACGCGGGCGGCCTGCCCGACGTGCCGCTGCCGGCCCTGCGTGCCGAGGACTGCGTGGGTCTCGAGGCGGTGGTGACGGATGCCTCGGGGCGCCGCGAGTTCGACCTCGACGCTGCCCGGCTCACGACCGATCCGGACGACCCCGATGCGCCCTGGAGCGCGGAGCTGACGGCGGTGCTGCCGCCGCAGCTCGGGCCCGCCGTCGCGGCGCTCGAGTTCGCTGGCGTGGCCGACGTGCTGCTCGACGGGGAGGTCGTCGCGTCGGGGGTGCGCGAGGCCTCGCCGCTGCTGGCTGGGCCCGCGTTCGTCCTGCGCGTCGCGATCCCGGCATCCGACCGCGAGCGGATGCTGGTGGTGCGGTACCGCAGCGGGCCGGCGTTCGTGCTGCCGCCCATCGGCATGGTGCCGCACCTGTCGCTCGGCGTGACGCCGTGGGAGCCCGCGGTGCGGGCGGTGTCGCAGGCGGCATCCGCTGCCGATGCCGTCGTGGTACTCGCGGGCCGCGCCACCGGTGCCGGCATGGACTCCGACGGGCTGCGCCTGCCCGCCGGCCAGGAGGACCTCATCGCCGCGGCCGTCGCGACCGGCCGCCCGGTCGTGGTCGTGACGCACGGCTCGGGCCCGATCGACGCGCCGTGGCGCGACCGGGTGTCGGCGCTCCTGCACGTCGGGCACGGCGGAGAGCGGTTCGCCCCGGCGCTCGCGCGCGTGCTGTCGGGGCGTGACGAGCCCGGTGGGCGGCTGCCGGTGACGTGGCCGGCCGGCCGGGCCGGGCTGCCGCAGTCGCGCGTCGACGCCGACGGCGTGCTCGAGCTGCTCGAGGGCGTCGACGTGGGGTACCGCGGCTTCGAGCGGGTCGGTGCGGAGCCCGCCTACTGGTTCGGGCACGGCCTCGGCTACGCGACGATCGGCAGCCCCGGGGCGCGCGTTGTCGGTCGCTCGGTGCACGTCGACCTGACGTGCGGTCCCGATCGGGGCGGCAAGGCCGTGGTGCAGCTCTACGCGCGGCCCGCGCACGGCGAGACGCTCGCGTTCGCCGGCTTCGCGGCGGTGCGACTCGAACCGGGCGAGCGGCGCACGGTCGCGGTCGAGGTCGACACCGCGGCGCTGGCGACGCGTTCAGGCGGCGCCATGCGGCATCCGACCGGCTCGCTGACCGTGCAGGTGGGGTTCTCGCGCGGCGACCTGCGGCACGAGGTGGAGGTCGACCTGGGCTGA
- a CDS encoding LacI family DNA-binding transcriptional regulator, which produces MNAKIGIREVAAHAGVSLGTVSNVLNGLPSVTPRNADKVRRAMDELGFVPNANARQLRASKTNSIGMVVLNIANPFFAEVAHDAQGVAESHGTDIVIASSDQEQSREDRYLGMFEESRVRGLIVAPVNGVTQRMQQVAARGTPIVLLDEHVDAARFCSVSLDGTVGGYTAARHLIDLGRRRLGFVGGPLLQVADRVSGVGKAIAESPGAILAMFETPDLTVEQGRAAAHRIAALPERDRPDGVFAGNDLVALGLLQGLAEQGISVPDDIALVGYDDIDYARTAAIPLTSIAQPHSRIAEEAIRLLLEEESDSGGAHQHQEVRLTPELVVRASTVSRPTPR; this is translated from the coding sequence ATGAACGCGAAGATCGGCATCCGCGAGGTCGCGGCGCACGCGGGCGTCTCCCTCGGCACGGTCTCCAACGTGCTCAACGGTCTGCCGAGCGTGACCCCGCGCAACGCGGACAAGGTCCGTCGCGCGATGGACGAGCTCGGGTTCGTGCCGAACGCCAACGCGCGCCAGTTGCGCGCGAGCAAGACCAACTCGATCGGCATGGTCGTGCTCAACATCGCCAACCCCTTCTTCGCCGAGGTCGCGCACGACGCCCAGGGCGTCGCGGAGTCGCACGGCACGGACATCGTCATCGCCAGCAGCGACCAGGAGCAGTCGCGCGAGGACCGCTACCTCGGCATGTTCGAGGAATCGCGCGTACGCGGCCTCATCGTCGCACCGGTCAACGGCGTCACCCAGCGGATGCAGCAGGTGGCCGCGCGTGGAACGCCGATCGTGCTGCTCGACGAGCACGTCGATGCCGCACGCTTCTGCTCGGTCTCGCTCGACGGCACGGTCGGCGGCTACACCGCCGCTCGACACCTCATCGACCTCGGGCGCCGGCGCCTGGGCTTCGTCGGCGGGCCACTGCTGCAGGTGGCCGACCGCGTCAGCGGCGTGGGCAAGGCCATCGCAGAGTCGCCCGGCGCGATCCTGGCCATGTTCGAGACCCCGGACCTGACGGTCGAGCAGGGCCGCGCCGCTGCCCACCGCATCGCCGCCCTGCCGGAGCGCGACCGCCCCGACGGCGTGTTCGCGGGCAATGACCTCGTCGCGCTCGGGCTCCTGCAGGGGCTCGCCGAGCAGGGCATCTCGGTTCCCGACGACATCGCCCTCGTCGGCTACGACGACATCGACTACGCCCGCACCGCGGCCATCCCGCTCACATCGATCGCGCAGCCGCACTCCCGCATCGCCGAGGAGGCGATCCGACTCCTCCTCGAGGAGGAATCGGACTCCGGCGGCGCCCATCAGCATCAGGAGGTCCGCCTCACGCCCGAGCTCGTCGTTCGCGCGAGCACGGTCTCGCGACCGACCCCTCGGTGA
- a CDS encoding ABC transporter substrate-binding protein, producing MHSRTRLLRTGIALASAALITGSLAACATDGGGASSDGTVEITWLTPNDEVTVNLATGMIEAFQAEYPEITVTHEAQPGGTEGDNLIKTKLATGEMPEVFYYNSGSLLQALNPSQTLVDLSDEEWVDSLTDDFKRVVSTDDGLYGAPVSTSQAGGVIYNKPVFESLGLEVPTDWSEFLEVAEQIKAEGDGVVPVQQAFGDTWTSQLFILADFANVNTADPDWADDYTANAAKYADQPALAGFQHLQEVHDAGLLNEDFASATNDEAIRAVGEGTAAMYPMLSGAALPNIQQNLPDAVGDVGIFALPADDAANTALTVWQPNAVYIPNTTEGAELEAAKQLVAFINSEQGCEIQNAQGTAAGPFVTSNCEVPADSAPMVAEIQSYFDTGATAPALEFLSPIKGPSLENFAVEVGSGIRSAEDGAALYDEDVKKQAQQLGIEGW from the coding sequence ATGCACTCACGCACCCGACTGCTGCGCACGGGCATCGCCCTCGCGAGCGCGGCCCTCATCACCGGATCGCTCGCGGCATGCGCGACCGACGGCGGCGGCGCCTCATCCGACGGCACCGTCGAGATCACCTGGCTGACGCCGAACGACGAGGTCACCGTGAACCTCGCGACCGGGATGATCGAGGCCTTCCAGGCCGAGTACCCCGAGATCACCGTCACGCACGAGGCGCAGCCCGGCGGCACCGAGGGCGACAACCTGATCAAGACCAAGCTCGCGACCGGCGAGATGCCCGAGGTCTTCTACTACAACAGCGGTTCGCTCCTGCAGGCGCTGAACCCCAGCCAGACGCTCGTGGACCTCTCCGACGAGGAGTGGGTCGACAGCCTCACCGACGACTTCAAGCGCGTCGTCTCGACCGATGACGGACTCTACGGCGCGCCGGTCAGCACCTCGCAGGCCGGCGGCGTGATCTACAACAAGCCCGTCTTCGAGTCGCTCGGGCTCGAGGTGCCGACCGACTGGTCCGAGTTCCTCGAGGTGGCGGAGCAGATCAAGGCCGAGGGCGACGGGGTCGTTCCCGTCCAGCAGGCCTTCGGTGACACCTGGACGAGCCAGCTGTTCATCCTGGCCGACTTCGCCAACGTGAACACCGCCGACCCCGACTGGGCCGACGACTACACCGCGAACGCCGCGAAGTACGCCGACCAGCCCGCGCTCGCCGGCTTCCAGCACCTGCAGGAGGTCCACGACGCCGGTCTGCTCAACGAGGACTTCGCCTCGGCGACCAACGACGAGGCGATCCGCGCGGTCGGCGAGGGCACCGCAGCGATGTACCCGATGCTCTCGGGCGCGGCGCTCCCGAACATCCAGCAGAACCTTCCCGACGCGGTCGGCGACGTGGGCATCTTCGCCCTGCCGGCCGACGACGCGGCGAACACCGCGCTGACCGTCTGGCAGCCGAACGCGGTCTACATCCCCAACACGACCGAGGGTGCAGAGCTCGAAGCGGCGAAGCAGCTCGTGGCGTTCATCAACTCCGAGCAGGGCTGCGAGATCCAGAACGCGCAGGGCACGGCGGCCGGTCCGTTCGTGACCAGCAACTGCGAGGTCCCGGCGGACTCGGCGCCGATGGTCGCGGAGATCCAGTCCTACTTCGACACCGGTGCGACCGCACCCGCCCTCGAGTTCCTCTCCCCGATCAAGGGACCGAGCCTCGAGAACTTCGCGGTCGAGGTCGGCTCGGGCATCCGCTCGGCCGAGGACGGCGCCGCCCTCTACGACGAGGACGTGAAGAAGCAGGCCCAGCAGCTGGGCATCGAGGGCTGGTAG
- a CDS encoding serine/threonine-protein kinase, translating to MTSPGPVDTAHAAGDEPLLDGRYRVGPLLGRGGMAAVHRADDVMLGRTVAVKLFDAVAGGIDDAQRRESEIALLASVTHAHLVTLYDAGTDVATGREYIAMELVDGVDLATELQSGPLAADDAARLLTDIGEALHVIHGRGIVHRDVKPANVLLDRTALPPRRWHAKLADFGIARLTDSSRVTSTGALVGTAAFLSPEQVRGEVPGPPSDVYALGLVVLEALTGTRAYPGDALESAAARLQRDPVVPDELGDEWVALLRSMTAREPAGRPSAAEVAQAGSALASSIAERADAVADPTGNPPAGGGADATEAQPLPTTAMASTTDATRTPATDDPIATRALPPIAGEPDAASRRPARGRRRRRQLRPFLWAGVAAAVVLVGVVSALVLTRPAPEATPAAPDLPAIEGDLGVHLEHLMDTVTP from the coding sequence ATGACCTCCCCAGGACCCGTCGACACGGCGCACGCCGCCGGCGACGAACCACTGCTCGACGGGCGCTACCGCGTCGGGCCGCTGCTCGGCCGTGGCGGTATGGCCGCCGTGCACCGCGCCGACGACGTCATGCTCGGCCGCACGGTCGCGGTCAAGCTCTTCGACGCGGTCGCCGGCGGCATCGACGACGCGCAGCGCCGCGAGTCCGAGATCGCGCTGCTCGCAAGCGTCACCCACGCCCACCTCGTCACGTTGTACGACGCCGGCACCGACGTGGCCACCGGCCGCGAGTACATCGCCATGGAACTCGTCGACGGCGTCGACCTCGCGACGGAGCTGCAGTCGGGCCCGCTCGCGGCCGACGACGCCGCGCGCCTGCTCACCGACATCGGCGAGGCCCTGCACGTGATCCACGGGCGCGGCATCGTGCACCGCGATGTGAAGCCGGCCAACGTCCTGCTCGACCGCACCGCGCTGCCCCCGCGTCGCTGGCACGCGAAGCTGGCCGACTTCGGCATCGCGCGGCTCACGGATTCGTCGCGCGTGACGAGCACGGGCGCACTCGTCGGCACGGCCGCATTCCTCAGCCCCGAGCAGGTGCGCGGCGAGGTGCCCGGCCCGCCGAGCGATGTCTACGCGCTCGGCCTCGTGGTGCTCGAGGCGCTCACGGGCACGCGCGCCTACCCCGGCGACGCGCTCGAGTCGGCCGCGGCGCGGCTGCAGCGCGATCCGGTGGTGCCCGACGAGCTCGGCGATGAGTGGGTGGCGTTGCTGCGGTCGATGACCGCGCGCGAGCCCGCCGGGCGGCCGTCGGCGGCCGAGGTGGCACAGGCGGGCTCGGCCCTGGCATCGTCGATCGCCGAACGCGCGGACGCGGTGGCCGACCCGACGGGGAACCCACCTGCCGGGGGCGGTGCGGATGCCACTGAGGCCCAGCCGCTCCCGACGACGGCGATGGCTTCGACGACGGATGCCACGCGCACACCTGCCACCGACGACCCGATCGCCACGCGGGCGCTCCCGCCGATCGCGGGCGAACCGGATGCGGCGTCGCGGCGACCCGCGCGCGGTCGGCGCCGCAGGCGGCAGCTGCGACCGTTCCTCTGGGCGGGTGTCGCCGCCGCGGTCGTCCTGGTCGGTGTGGTCTCCGCCCTCGTCCTGACCCGGCCGGCGCCCGAGGCGACGCCCGCAGCGCCGGACCTCCCCGCGATCGAGGGCGATCTGGGCGTGCACCTCGAGCACCTGATGGACACGGTGACGCCATGA
- a CDS encoding alpha-L-rhamnosidase, whose amino-acid sequence MSTTATVTSLRPEYGGLGRWTPTARPRLSWKTTTAARGWVQNAAQVAVLRDGVEHVHGLHGSDSVLVAWPFAPLAAREQVQVRVRVHGTDGWSDWSDRVELAGAFLPDGEWSAQMIGAPEGPPKQPALLHREFTLSRPVARATLYATARGAYQVSVNGVAVDDQEFKPGWTSYRWRLVHDTTDVTQMLADGPNAIGIELAGAWFTESYVSTTPGRGHFGDHPSVAAQLVIEYADGTAETVATDHAWSCTTRGPLLTSGIYHGEDYDARRDLDDWARPGLDASSPDWTPARVFDDRAPVPVARTGPPVRATAKLPVAEVLTTPAGRVVLDFGQNLVGRVRFRVRGPRGTRITLRHAEVLEHGELGTRPLRGARATDTYTLAGHEGGEVSEPRFTFHGFRYVEVEGWPGDVSPHDFTAVVLGSDMERTGWFESSNPLLDRFHENAVWGMRGNFLSVPMDCPQRDERLGWTGDILAFGPAATFLYECNGFLASWLEDVWIEQAQNGGVPPFVVPSVLELDPAAAWGDVVTVLPTVLRERFADTTLLRRAYPGMRAWCGRILALAGDNHLWEDGFQFGDWLDPDASPDHPGDGKTDPDLVATAFLHLSLRLTADAALECGLDRDADRYREQARAVRSAFLTTFSTARGRLMSDSPAAYAIAIAFGLHADERQRLDFGDRLAHLTRAGGYRIRTGFVGTPLIQDALTDTGHAAAAARLMLQTEHPSWLHPVTLGATTIWERWDSMRDDGSINPGEMTSFNHYALGAVVDWMHRRLAGLAPAEPGYRTLRIAPLVIDGLDHARAAHETPYGRAEAGWTRAGDDVTVTVVVPPNAIAEVLLPDGRSARVGSGTSAWTVRVAGANDESPRLHLDSPLSELIDDSEAYQYVRRVVEAHAPGELDEYVHHTKWTPGRRIRDAFRYAPLDFVDTLGDALRRFRATDDAIRTDIATVESARTTGPVPAMLETS is encoded by the coding sequence ATGAGCACGACCGCCACGGTGACGAGCCTGCGCCCGGAGTACGGGGGACTCGGTCGATGGACTCCGACCGCGCGCCCGCGCCTGAGCTGGAAGACCACGACCGCCGCCCGCGGGTGGGTGCAGAACGCCGCCCAGGTCGCCGTCCTCCGAGATGGCGTCGAGCACGTCCACGGGTTGCACGGGAGCGACTCCGTGCTGGTCGCCTGGCCGTTCGCACCGCTCGCAGCCCGTGAACAGGTGCAGGTGCGCGTCCGGGTGCACGGCACCGACGGCTGGTCCGACTGGAGCGATCGCGTGGAGCTGGCAGGCGCGTTCCTGCCCGACGGCGAGTGGTCCGCGCAGATGATCGGCGCCCCGGAGGGCCCGCCGAAGCAGCCGGCGCTGCTGCACCGCGAGTTCACCCTGAGCCGGCCGGTCGCGCGAGCGACCCTGTACGCGACCGCGCGAGGTGCCTACCAGGTCAGCGTGAACGGCGTCGCCGTCGACGACCAGGAGTTCAAGCCCGGCTGGACGAGCTACCGCTGGCGGCTCGTCCACGACACGACGGATGTCACGCAGATGCTCGCCGACGGGCCGAACGCGATCGGCATCGAGCTCGCCGGCGCCTGGTTCACCGAGAGCTACGTCTCGACCACGCCGGGCCGCGGGCACTTCGGCGACCACCCGTCCGTCGCCGCCCAGCTCGTCATCGAGTACGCCGACGGCACCGCCGAGACGGTGGCCACCGACCACGCGTGGTCGTGCACGACGCGCGGCCCGCTCCTGACGAGCGGGATCTACCACGGCGAAGACTACGACGCACGACGCGATCTGGACGACTGGGCGCGTCCGGGCCTCGACGCCTCGTCCCCGGACTGGACGCCGGCTCGGGTCTTCGACGACCGTGCGCCCGTGCCCGTGGCACGGACCGGGCCGCCCGTACGGGCCACCGCGAAGCTCCCGGTGGCGGAGGTCCTCACGACTCCAGCAGGGCGGGTCGTCCTCGACTTCGGCCAGAACCTCGTCGGCCGTGTCCGCTTCCGGGTCCGGGGTCCGCGCGGCACCCGCATCACCCTCCGCCACGCCGAGGTGCTCGAGCACGGCGAGCTCGGCACCCGACCCCTGCGCGGTGCACGGGCGACCGACACGTACACGCTCGCCGGCCACGAGGGCGGCGAGGTGTCGGAACCGCGCTTCACGTTCCACGGCTTCCGCTACGTCGAGGTCGAGGGATGGCCGGGCGACGTCTCCCCGCACGACTTCACGGCCGTCGTGCTCGGTTCGGACATGGAACGCACCGGCTGGTTCGAGAGCTCGAATCCGCTGCTCGACCGCTTCCACGAGAACGCCGTGTGGGGCATGCGGGGCAACTTCCTGTCGGTGCCGATGGACTGCCCGCAGCGCGATGAACGGCTCGGCTGGACGGGGGACATCCTCGCCTTCGGGCCCGCCGCCACCTTCCTCTACGAGTGCAACGGCTTCCTCGCGTCGTGGCTCGAGGACGTATGGATCGAGCAGGCGCAGAACGGCGGCGTCCCGCCGTTCGTCGTGCCCAGCGTGCTCGAACTCGATCCCGCCGCCGCGTGGGGCGATGTCGTGACCGTCCTGCCCACGGTGCTGCGCGAGCGGTTCGCCGACACCACCCTGCTCCGCCGCGCGTACCCGGGGATGCGCGCCTGGTGCGGCCGGATCCTTGCGCTCGCCGGCGACAACCATCTCTGGGAGGACGGGTTCCAGTTCGGTGACTGGCTCGATCCGGATGCCTCCCCGGACCACCCCGGCGACGGCAAGACCGACCCGGACCTCGTCGCCACCGCGTTCCTGCACCTCTCCCTGCGCCTGACCGCCGACGCCGCGCTCGAGTGCGGCCTCGATCGCGACGCCGACCGGTACCGCGAGCAAGCCCGTGCGGTGCGGTCCGCCTTCCTCACGACGTTCTCAACCGCCCGTGGGCGCCTCATGTCGGACTCCCCCGCCGCGTACGCCATCGCGATCGCATTCGGCCTCCACGCCGACGAGCGCCAGCGACTCGACTTCGGCGACCGGCTCGCGCACCTGACCCGCGCGGGCGGCTACCGGATCCGCACCGGCTTCGTCGGCACGCCCCTGATCCAGGATGCCCTCACGGACACGGGTCACGCGGCGGCGGCCGCGCGCCTCATGCTCCAGACGGAGCACCCGTCGTGGCTCCACCCGGTGACCCTCGGCGCGACGACGATCTGGGAGCGGTGGGACTCGATGCGCGACGACGGCAGCATCAACCCCGGCGAGATGACCTCGTTCAACCACTACGCCCTCGGTGCCGTCGTCGACTGGATGCATCGCCGGTTGGCCGGTCTCGCGCCTGCGGAGCCCGGGTACCGCACGCTCCGGATCGCGCCGCTCGTCATCGACGGGCTCGACCACGCCCGTGCCGCCCACGAGACCCCGTACGGCCGGGCCGAAGCCGGGTGGACCCGCGCAGGGGACGACGTGACCGTGACCGTGGTCGTGCCGCCGAACGCCATTGCCGAGGTGCTGCTCCCCGACGGCCGGAGCGCACGCGTCGGATCCGGTACCTCCGCATGGACCGTTCGCGTCGCTGGCGCGAATGACGAGTCGCCACGCCTGCACCTCGACAGCCCCCTCAGCGAATTGATCGACGACTCCGAGGCGTACCAGTACGTGCGGCGGGTCGTCGAGGCACACGCTCCCGGCGAGCTGGACGAGTACGTGCACCACACCAAGTGGACGCCGGGTCGTCGCATCCGCGACGCCTTCCGCTACGCGCCGCTCGACTTCGTCGACACTCTGGGCGACGCGCTCCGACGGTTCCGCGCAACGGACGACGCGATTCGCACGGACATCGCGACGGTGGAATCGGCCCGCACGACGGGTCCCGTACCTGCGATGCTGGAGACCTCATGA
- a CDS encoding SDR family NAD(P)-dependent oxidoreductase: protein MPRTARGAHILITGAAGGMGRMYAARAIAERAASVTLWDRDSAALAQTARELGAVARGRTQVRSYVVDVGDLGAIAKAAHQVRRAAGTPDVLVNNAGIVRGNRYFWETDSGDDTRATMRVNTLAPMYIAREFLPGMIASRRPARIVNIASAAGTLANPRMAVYAASKAAVIGWSDSLRIELEQAGHDHVRVTTVTPSYVSTGMFAGARGPLLAPVLAPVVVVDRVWKGMIAGRPLVQLPWSVGLSRVLRAVLPVRVFDRVIGDGFGVYSSMERFTGRG, encoded by the coding sequence ATGCCTCGAACCGCGCGCGGAGCCCACATCCTCATCACCGGAGCCGCGGGCGGCATGGGGCGCATGTACGCCGCGCGAGCGATCGCGGAACGCGCCGCATCCGTCACCCTCTGGGACCGCGACTCGGCCGCCCTCGCCCAGACGGCGCGCGAGCTCGGGGCCGTCGCGCGCGGTCGCACGCAGGTGCGCTCGTACGTGGTCGACGTCGGCGACCTGGGCGCGATCGCGAAGGCCGCGCACCAGGTGCGCCGGGCAGCGGGCACGCCGGACGTGCTCGTGAACAACGCCGGCATCGTGCGCGGCAACCGCTACTTCTGGGAGACCGACTCGGGCGACGACACCCGCGCGACCATGCGGGTGAACACGCTCGCGCCCATGTACATCGCCCGCGAGTTCCTGCCCGGCATGATCGCGTCCCGGCGCCCGGCGCGCATCGTGAACATCGCGTCGGCGGCGGGCACGCTCGCGAACCCGCGCATGGCGGTCTACGCGGCGTCGAAGGCGGCGGTCATCGGCTGGAGCGACTCGCTGCGCATCGAGTTGGAGCAGGCCGGTCACGACCACGTACGAGTGACCACCGTCACGCCGAGCTACGTGTCGACCGGCATGTTCGCCGGTGCCCGCGGTCCGCTGCTCGCGCCGGTGCTCGCGCCCGTCGTCGTGGTGGATCGGGTCTGGAAGGGCATGATCGCAGGCCGCCCGCTCGTCCAGCTGCCGTGGAGCGTCGGGCTCTCGCGCGTGCTGCGGGCCGTGCTGCCGGTGCGCGTGTTCGACCGTGTCATCGGCGACGGGTTCGGCGTGTACTCCTCGATGGAGCGGTTCACCGGGCGCGGCTGA
- a CDS encoding ABC transporter ATP-binding protein gives MSTSTVAPIAGLGEVPNHAYGVRFDDLGRAFPAAGGEQRQVLRDVEIEVEPGEILAILGPSGCGKSTLLRIAGGLDAPTSGSVTIDGVPVDRYDARCAVGFQEPRLLPWRSVAANIALGLPRGTAKAEGRAVVERLIELVGLADFADHRPREISGGMAQRTSLARALARNPGVLLLDEPFGALDALTRLKMQDLLLDVHAAAPTTVLLVTHDVDEALQLADRIILLGNDGGAPGADIRQTVVVPGHRPRDRGSAELAELRGRLLDGLGIDRHGSARGVEVTKTIPHYPY, from the coding sequence ATGAGCACCTCGACCGTCGCACCGATCGCCGGTCTCGGCGAGGTGCCCAACCACGCGTACGGCGTGCGGTTCGACGACCTCGGCCGGGCGTTCCCGGCGGCGGGAGGCGAGCAGCGCCAGGTGCTCCGCGACGTCGAGATCGAGGTCGAGCCGGGCGAGATCCTGGCGATCCTGGGGCCGAGCGGATGCGGCAAGTCGACGCTGCTCCGCATCGCCGGCGGGCTCGACGCGCCGACGTCCGGTTCCGTGACCATCGACGGCGTTCCCGTCGACCGCTACGACGCCCGCTGCGCCGTCGGCTTCCAGGAGCCGCGGCTGCTCCCCTGGCGCAGCGTCGCCGCGAACATCGCGCTCGGCCTGCCCCGCGGCACCGCCAAGGCCGAGGGCCGCGCGGTCGTCGAGCGCCTGATCGAACTGGTCGGCCTGGCCGACTTCGCCGACCACCGCCCGCGCGAGATCTCGGGCGGCATGGCGCAGCGCACCTCGCTCGCCCGTGCGCTCGCGCGCAACCCCGGCGTGCTGCTGCTCGACGAGCCGTTCGGCGCACTCGACGCGCTCACGCGCCTGAAGATGCAGGACCTCCTGCTCGACGTGCACGCGGCCGCCCCGACCACGGTGCTGCTCGTCACGCATGACGTCGACGAGGCGCTCCAGCTCGCCGACCGCATCATCCTGCTCGGCAACGACGGCGGTGCCCCCGGCGCCGACATCCGCCAGACCGTCGTCGTGCCGGGCCACCGCCCGCGCGACCGCGGCTCGGCCGAGCTCGCAGAACTCCGCGGCCGTCTCCTCGACGGCCTCGGCATCGACCGCCACGGCTCGGCCCGCGGCGTCGAGGTCACGAAGACCATCCCGCACTACCCCTACTGA